Sequence from the Panicum virgatum strain AP13 chromosome 5N, P.virgatum_v5, whole genome shotgun sequence genome:
GTGTCCTTAACCAATTGTGGGCCCCTAGGCGTAAAAATGCCCGGGTTCCTGTTGTGCCTTATTGTACTTGTCCCATGATCAGTCCACAAGTACACATAACAGCACCGGTATCACAACTGCACTCAAAAACATGTTAGTAATATTATAATTTAATCAGAGCTAATAATCTGCAGCAGAAGCAACAGAAATATAGGACTTCCATCCTACAATAGTATGCCTCACCATTCTCACAGTCTACTGACTGGGAGTTAGTCCTAGAAAGAACCAACGTCGAAAACCCGCGTCCTTCGGCAAGGAACTGAACAGAGACGGCTCATCTTCGAACtctgaattttaaaattttagcaacaagggtgagtacaattttgtactcgcaagacttTGGGTGTATATCAAAAATTCCTATAATACATGCATGGTTAATCAAGGAAGGCTGATAGGTTCACTAGCACTAGGCTGCATTTTATTTGGGTATGTCTTTATACgcataattttgaaaatattttattttattttataaaatagaCCAACATCACCAACCATAACTCCCCATTTCCCATTTCGCAGTCCTTTGATCCTCTTAATCGGTCCATCATCCTTTTAAATCGGTGCAAGTGTGGTCAAACAATTCTCATACCaagtttttcaaaccaaaacttCTAAAACCGGCAACTAGTTCAagcgctcttgaccgtgagcacggctattaaaatagttttacactctgcagaggttgtacatttTACCCATACGTCATGTTTCGCTTTAATGCCAGCGCGTAGCTAGCGCGTATATACACAATTCCTTAGATGTGTCGACAAGCTAACATGACAGAACCGTTACATCAACCGGAACCAAAATATGCTACACGACAGTCTGCCGGAGTATCGCGGCTCCGTACATCTGACCGGGTTAGCTACCCCATCCCGACGAACACCTCATGCACTCGGGCGGTAGCATCATCTCGGGGCCAACTGACTTAATAAGCTAAGGCCAGTGCCCATTTAGCCGTATGGTTGCACTGTAATACTTGGCTAGAATAGTGCCAATTACCAGTCCTTAATTTGACACGGGTGATAAATCCCTAAAATACACCGGAAATGCATACAGAACCAAGCCATATCCATCATCCATTTTTCCATCCATTTTATCATCCATATTCTTTTCCTTCATCCTCGTACCAACATAAACACTAGACCATATATTCACCCACGTCTACCATAGAGTTTTTATCCTTTAAAAGTAACCATATATATCTCTTTTCAAATTATCACCCCAAGTGATACTATGTAAGTGattgtgcatatatatatatatatatatatatatatatatatatatatatatatatatatatatatatatatatatatatatatatatatatatatatatatatatgtgtgtgactCTGAACTATGCGAATAATCCATAACCTTAGGGTAACAAGGTATAAAAGGAGTACAAAATAACAAGGAAGGTAAATACATTAAAGTAGGACGTGTCTACCCGACATAAAATGACATTTGGACTCATAAAACCATCATCTCATGCATATATTTGTAGGCTTAGGAATTCATATAGGAGCAAGAATGATCAAGGAGGTGCTTGCCTTGTTGCTGATCGGTCTCACTCTCGTGCGCTGGTTCTACTTCTGGTTCGGACTCCGGCACAGTTACGGCGGACTCGTCGACTACTCGAATTGGACGACGATAAGCACATGCAAAAGAACCAAATAAACAGCAATGAACAACCAAAATAAACACAATGACATgatagatcatgattttataagattttaggaaaaagaatcaCTCAATTTTGAGTTAAAGTGAGGAAGTTATGCATGTTTGAAAATTAAACTCAGGATTAAAAGGTGAAAAGCTACTATGCTGATGAACCCTAGGTTTTTCCTGATTTTCTCCAATTATTTTCTTACTGGAAAATTGTTTGGGAAAAGTATCTGTTTCATTGACAAATGGGGTCCACAAGGCAGGGTATATTCTATGTATAAAACACGTATTTCTGGATTTGTTTTTTCTAAAAAAGGCAACGCTGACGTCATCACGACGTTAGCATGACGTCACCATACCCAATTCAAGCagagccgccgcgcgcgccggtcGATCCGCGCACTGGAGGCGCGCTCGCGCCGAACTAGCGCCGCGTGCGTGTGCACTAGCGCGCGCTGCAAGCTGAGCCGCGGCTCGGGACCCGAGGGTTACCggagcctcgccggcggcgagcatggTGGCTGCTCGGGGCGGAGCAGCACGACCGGCTCGGTGGAGAAGAAATCATAGGAAGGAGATGGGATTTAGAGGGGGCGCTGGTCTGCTCGAGCGAGGGTGGAGCTGAGGGCCTGGGATGGCTTGGCCACCATGGATTTGTGCTCCTGGTGCTTGGCATGTGAGAGAGATTAGAGAAGATGGTGAGGCTTGGCTCGCTAGCTTGTAGTGAAGGGAGAAAAACAGCTGCTGGTGGATTTAGCTTGCTAGATTGGGGAAGCAGAGCAGAGGAAGTGACGTTGGATTTTGGGGGATTTTGTGGGTGTTGAGCTCCTGTTGGAGAAGTCAGAGAAGGGAAGAACGAGATGGCTGGCAGCGGTAGAGAAGAACAAGGAGGTGGCGTGTGCAGCTTGAGCGCAAGTAGGGGAggccagccggcggcggggcgggcggcaCTGCATCCAGCGCGGTGGGGCGGAGCCGGCGCGCACTGCCGCACGGCGCAAGGCCCCGCGCGTGCGGCCCGTAGCGGGCGAGCGGCGTCGGCAGGCCGGCCAACGGCGGCGCAGCCGCGTTCCCGGCGAGCTTGGCTACGAACGTGGGGAGATAGCGCGAGCAGAGCGGCGATTCGAGGCGAAGGACGAACGAAGTGGACGGTGAGCAGCGGCGCTtggcgacgagcggcggcgagcatggcAGCTCGGGGAAAATTTGTTTCCCGCACTAGCCGATGATGAAGCTCGTGAAGTAGTAGCTGAGGAGAGTTCCTGGGACTTTGTTGAGCCATGGGTGCAACGGATTTGAGAATCGTGGAGTGAGGAGGACGAATTTGGCCGACGGCCATGGCTCTGTTCAAATGAGCTGTGCCGgtctagaggaagaagaagagaggtgGCCGAGCTCGCGAGAGGGATGAGAGATGCTGGTGGCTCAGGATAGGGACAGAGACCGAGTCGTACACGAGGTTGGCTGCCGAACGAGGACTGCCAACGGGGAGGGACCATGGCGGGAGCGGCCGGCGCGTGGAGTCGTCGGCTTGACTGGAAACAGAGGGAAGGACGGGGAAAGGATTGGGTCGGCCGATGAGCTGGACAGGGAAGAGCAGTGCGTGGGCGGCGTGCAGCGCTAGAACACCTCTCGGCCTTGAATGCTTGTGTCCATCTCACGTCCTTGCTCCGGGCGGCGCGGTTGGACGACGCGGCGTTGGCCGAGTCCGCCGCGGCACAGGGAAGGGGAGGCGTCCGAGGCAGCGGAGCACTGGGCGATGGACGACAAGGGATGCACTATGCTGGTGGATGACGGGGCGCGGAGGAGCAATGGCGGCGTTGGCGCTTGCGGCCGTACGCGTGCGGCGCGGGGTGAAGCGACGGACGgcgcggcgaggaagaagatggagcCGGTGGCAGCgccgctgacgcgcgggcccaggcggtcagtgaggcggaggaggaggaaaggggAAGCTGGGCTGCTGCGGGCTTTCTTGGGCCGACCTAggataaaaaaaaaggaaaggggcCTGGCGGGCTGAaagaaggagaaaggaacgtGGGCCGGAAGGACTCAGCCCGAGACGGGAtttttggaaaaagaaaggatttattcttttctttgtttttcatGGATTCAAACTaaagttcaaattcaaatttaaatttgttcCAAAAATCTTGAGAACCTCACAAATATTAACTTAGTGCTTAAAAAAATTATGTGCAAGCTCTAAGATTTATTatgttattttttaaattaacATTTAAATATGCTCAAGGAGAGTTGTTAATGCATAAAATATGAGACAAAATCAAATAAAAGCCAAAGCAacttctatttatttatttaactTGATTTTGTTTCTATTTGAAATTTTTGCGTTGTTACACCAATCCACctatttcctttttgttttttttaacggTATTGGGGGAGATTCCCACCTACTATTCATTGAATTGCAAAGTTGTTTACAGAGGTAAACCTCGGCATTCCGAGGGAGAGAAAAAAGTACATGAGGGAGGTAGGAATTAGAAGAAGAGAGAAACTATGTAATACAGCTCGCCAACCACTCACGCCAGACGTGTACTGCAGAACGTAGCTTCCTATAGCGGCAGCTCCAAGCATCAAACATCGTGCAACACTTTCCTGAGAACATTAGTCGAGGAAAGGGCACGTTGATCGAAGATCCGTGCATTGCGCCCTTTCCAACGTGCCAAAGAATTAGGAGAAGCATATCAACATGCACTTGTTTCCATTTTGTTGGAACCACAAACGTGGGTATGTGTCATATAGATATTTCTTAAAGGATAATCTATCATCTCTTAATAAAATACGTGCTCAGACACATTCGTTAAAAAAAAGAGCACAACCCTAACGCATTTTGATTATTTCACTAAAAGAATTGATGAGGGGACCTTAAATAACACCAAGTTTTGCTATTTTCATAAGAGAGAAATATTTTGTGCCTCATCTTTGGTACATAGTCGATGGTTGAGTTCGTACAACTATTTGTATTGTAAGTTCACAAATTCAACTTGAAGAGATTGCCCTATTTTTTGTTTTCCTCCAAGTCAAACCCTGCACATTCTCCATAAGTGAAAGTGTTAGCAAAGTGGACGTTTTAGTTTACTGCTAAAAACTTATTGTGTACATTTTCAGAATTTGAACACTGTATTTACTTAATGATTAGTAGGATAAGACTTCTAATTTCACAAAATTTCATaaatcatatttttttcattaaTGCATTTTTAGTGTTGAGCGTGCTTTTTTAATACTATCATATCGATATCAAAATCTGCAGTGTCTCTTTGCATAGCGTCGATTTTGTACCACTTGAAAGTGTGTTTCTATGAAAGCTTATTACAATACAGTGTGTTTAATGTTTCTTAGAAATCATTGCTTCAAAAGTGTAGTTTTGTTACATTTTTACTATTATAGCTGGCCTTTTGAAAAAAATGAAGTTATTTTGTGTCTAGCGAGACACGCATAAGATTATAAAACTTTATAAAATTATGAACTGGAGCTTCTCAAGAATCAGAACACAGATGCCAACTGCAAGTATGcaacaaataaaagaaaaaaaaaacttgggggggggggggggtagaaaAAACCTGTTTGTTTAGATGGGTTAGGGTTTCTGCGTCGGCTAGTTTGGACGCAGGAGACCACAGGGGAGAGGCAAGGAGCAGCACGGGCGATGGGCGCGCCGAAGCAGAAGTGGacgtcggaggaggaggatgcgcTCCGCCGCGGCGTGCTCAAGCACGGAGCCGGCAAGTGGCGGACCATCCAGAAGGACCCCGAGTTCAGCCCAGTCCTCTCGTCCCGCTCCAACATCGACCTCAAGGTACCTTCCCCTGCAActctgccgccgctcctcctgtACCCTACTGCCATGGAGCTACCCGCCCGCGTCCTCCAGATCTTAAACCCCCGAATACTTTGCTCCTGAGTCCTGACTCGTGCCTATGGCGCTCGTGATGTTTCGTGCGTCGTCTGGTTTCTGAGCGTTCGGTGCTTTTCCCCTGCATCTCGGCCGCTCTGTTAGCTGTATGGTGGTTCTAGGATGCTTGGTAGTTCCCCTGGTGCAGTTTCGTCGGTAGCAGATTTGGGGCATCGAAGACGAGATTTTTGGTTTTGGGAACTGATAAATGTAAGCGAAGGTTGAAATGGTGGCCCTCTGCTGCGTTTGCCTATTGGATGCTGTGATGTGATTTTGTACCCAATGACAATGATGTTGTGGGCGTGGCGGTAGTGGATGAGCGGTGTGGGATTGTATATGGCAGTGTGAATGTTTTATGATCTGGGCTGCATGGCACAAATTTGAGTTGTCCTCATATTCATGATTCATGAACAGTTGATAATCCTATAGTCGAATTCAGTAGTGTTGCTGGTCACAGGATGAACCAGATTTTCAGGAAGAAGCAAATCACAAGACAGATTActtgtgattgcctcttgcccATCAATGCAGCCTTTATGCCATTGCTTATTAGGAATCTACTTTATCGTATGGGAACCATTTTCTTGCTTCTCAACATTGTTTGGATTTGTCTGTGTTCCTGATCATGTGTTAATTGACTTATTTTCTCAAGTGATTTCAAATATCTGATTCACTCTGTTTTATGGGAAATGCAAGCATACGAGTGCAGAGCCACTATAGCTCTTGGGAATAGGATTCTGAGTGATAAATTTGTTGGATATCCTGGTATCGGTACCACATTATCCCCCCCTCCCTTGTTGGGTGGACAGATATTGGCCTCAATAAGTGGCTTAAGGTTTCCAACCTTTGCAATTAAGGCCTTTGATATGTTAGTTGATACGTTCATTCTCTGCTACACGGTGTTATCCTCTAACCCTTCCATTGCTGCACGCACACTAAGAAATATAAGAAATCCACCAATCTAGCCTGACCAATCGCTCAGGTGTATCCAGCTTGAATATGTACTGATTGGTCATCGCACATCTCGTCACCTTGATCCTCCTGCAGTCGTCGTTGCGTTCCTCCTTGTGCGGATAGCCCAACAGTGCACAAGAGTACATCAATTTTAGCAATAACAACAAATGAATATTGCACCTTGCCTTCAAGATGTGAATTCTTATGCTCACATAGGCCATGAAACTGTTGCCAGATGACTGATacgaatttctttgtctcctgGAACACATATTCCTTAGGTGAACACATATGTTTGAACCTCAGAATCACTGCACTCCATTCAATAGAAAAAAAACATTGAATGATATCGTTCTCCTTGGTATGTAATTCACACGTCTTGCTTCTGTTGACTCGTCTTCTCAATAACTCTAGTAAGAATAGCAATCCTGTTAACAACCTACATGAAGATGTTTTAGAAAAAAAGGCTGCGTGCAGGTGCAGGTGCAGGTGCAGAGCGGACGTGACACTTCCACTATGAAAAAGTTCAGGTTCCGACGCTACAGTCCAGGCCAGCCTCTGCTGCACGTTTTAATTTTACTGTTGAGATTCTGATAGGACCAATGAAAAGACCAGGAAATTATTAAATAATGTGTTGCAATAACAAATGCTAAGACAGGCAGATGTACACTACCGACTACTCCTTTTGCACATCACGGGCAGCATGGACATGGTCGATTGATGCTGTGCACCCTCCCAAGCATAGAAATTGATAGgaatcttttaaaaaaaaattgataggATAACTAGCTAGTAATTTGTGAGTATCAGTTGAATGAAGGTGTAAACAGCCTTGATCGGTCGCTGCAGTGACTGTTAAGTTGTTGGTTTCACAGAGACCATGGTAGGTGCCGAATTAGACAAGAGAGGAGTACTAGATTAGAGTTATGCGTGGCATCTTATCGTAGACGAATGAATGGATGAATGAGCTCGGGATAGGATAGACGACGAAAAGACTAAAGGCTAGTAGTTTGTATGAGCTGCAGCTTTTGGAGCTTTTCTAAAAAGTCGTTGCTGTCATTTAGATGATGCTTCTAACTTTCTAGGCTCAAAACGCTAGAATAAAACTGTACGCTGTATTGGCATACAGTTTAGCATAAACGAAAAGACTAAACGAGGAGGAAGTTTCATCTCTATGAAATCTCAAGTGGCAGACTGACAGTTTAGAAAATTGAATTATTAGTGGTGCTGCAAATTCTTACACAAATCAAAACCAGCATTTATTTTCTTATAGCAACATCTTCTCACTAGAGTGGATTTGGAAATTCAATTTTGTACACCTCTTGTTTTTTTGTCCTTCCCTGAGTCCATAATGGGAACAAGGCACATCAGCATGTGTTGATCAAATGATTAAAACTGTTTCATGAGTCTGTAAAGATGCTTCTAAAGACTGCAATCACATGATATAGGTATTTTGGGACCTTTTTTTAGTCAATCAACCAGTTCAATTTTCATGTACATTTAAGCAAGTTACAGGAACACGGCGTATTTCTTGTGTTTTTGCCTATAAGAAATATGGATAAACATTGTAACTGTTTTCCATCTACAATCCGACAAAATGTATCTGCGAGAAGTAAGATAATTTGTTGTAGCAATGCTATCATTTGATGTACATTAGAAAAGTGTGTCAGTTCAGTTATACTGTGCAGCTTGCACTATGGTTGTAGGTctttgttttagttctctttgTGATATTCTGTTTTGTATTTCAGGACAAATGGAGGAATCTAAGTTTCAGTGCAAGTGGAATGGGTTCAAGGGATAAAACGAAAAGGACAACTGGACCCTCATGTTCCCCATCGTCTACCTCACAGGCTTCGGCTGTCCCAGTGGCAAATAAAGTTGCTGAAGCTCCACCAGATGCTGAGAAAAAGCAACAGGAAGTGAAACCTCAACCAAAGTTAGTCTCTCATTATTTTCACACTGAAGTCTAGTTAATCTGCTATCGTATCTTTAAATGCCTAGTTATTCTGTACTGTAGATAGAAATTCTGATTAAAAATGCCTTGATTCAGGGGTGATTGCATGATCACATGTTGGTTATACTTCTGAGTGAAATCAAGGATGTCTCTAATCACCTCATGCCAGATAGTTGCCTATATTCTCTGTCTTTAGGAGGAATATAACTCTATATGTTTTTGAATGATATGTCACTTGAACTTCCATTAGATTGAAGAACATCTGGGTTAAACAAAGCACTTGTGCATTGGAAATGCAAACATAAGAGTGGACATGGTTTAACAGGAATATTTGTGGACAAATCAACCATTATGTAGAGAGAACTTAAATAAGACTGTCAAGATATAAGCCAACCCTATGGTGGAAGAGTTGAAGAATGCAGCAATGATTCCCATTCCATTTTATTTAAGTTATTATGGTTCTGATTAACTCCGGAATCTGATCACGGTGTCCAATTTGTCTGCTAGGTATGGTGCCATGATCCTGGAAGCTCTTTCGGAGTTGAATGAGCCAAATGGTACAGAACTTACTGAAATCTGCAGCTTCATAGAGGTTTGATATCTGCACTAATTGTTCTCATTTGATTTCATTGTTTTGCAGCAGTTATTTGTTGTCTGTTTGAGAGTTCAGTCAAGTTTTAGTTGCTCCTAACTATGTACTGCTTATGACTCTGATATACAACTGACTCAACACTCAATAATTTCTGTTGCATGATTTGTCTGTAGGGAAAAAATTGTTTAATTTTGAAGACTCTTTTTTTTAGAGGATTTTGTTGGTTATAATAGCTAACTTggatgacacacacacacaaaaaacacgacctgcgaggggcaagcccccccccccccccagcatTAATGTAAGAAGACCTCTCACGTAGGCCGAGAAAACCTCCGAACCCCTGCCCTTGCATTACACAGTGGCGTCATAACCCATACCGTAACTCGTGTGAGAGCAGGCCGGGGTGAGCTGGGACCTATTTCCATGCGCTTTGGCGTGTAGGTAGACAaggggattttttttaacctcagcctgaaattTGCTCTCActgggagtcgaacccaggacctgaggagtgctaCTGAGGCCACCTAATCAATCCGGCTAGGCAACTGTTCGCAACTTGGATGTCACAAAACACTAACTTTTTTTATGCACATGGATCATGAATGTCTAAGAAAAAGTTAGCCGTCACCTAATCTTCAGTACTATCTCTAGGTTGGTAAAGGAAGTCATTTCAGACATTCTCTAAAAATAACTTTGACCACTATCTTTTTgctataaaaaattataaaatatagtcaaaatgtatgtcgtggtgtgcaaactcacagccgggtggcgtagtgcacccgcctaaacctagaggatgagtactcgggggttagctaggattagctcaATCTCcgtggaagaacacgatgaacacaataggtttagagtggttcgggccgccgaagcgtaataccctacgtccactgtgtgttgtattgcttgcgctctcaagaggctgagaacgggattgttcggagtgaatccgagcttgtgttgtgtctgcctTTTTCCTGGCCTTCGAGTCTTAGAAAATCCcgagtgtgcagcgagcgcctcccttttatatctcaagggaggcgcgtacatagccgttgggtccccgacaagtgggcccaacgatgtagtataaaataacatactgtacagacattatagcgttgcaggcgacggagatcttgttcctggatttccttgctctgcccatgggaatcttccgtccggcatagccatgccctgtcttgtcgaaacggcgccagggcgtagcttgcggcgtagcctgccgcgtagctgaacgggccgtgtagcttgcggcgtaggtggTATGATGAAAatgtgccgtgccgtcgtatccatttaatgcggcagacgggtctgcgcggatgcggcgcatgcggctgcactgtgtacctcggtaatatgcggtctacagtgaggcctgacaaaagctgccccgcgtaccgcggcgacagagcacgcctcaaccacctgcattgaatgcggtgggtgggcaagtcttccagcggaagactctcgtccgcgcctgcgcctgcgggacacgtggcgcccggACAAcgccccggcggtatattggttctacgcgcgtgggaggtccagacggacgcggggaggtcgagccctcggctgttggcgcggagcttcccctcctcagggacacgtggcgtcaccggacccgtcccagagcggggaacgggtccggggccgttggcccggtgaggtaagagcctgaccccctggggcccggctgctccgcctctTAGGGCAtagttatggatgactacgcgagtcctgccttgctgtagtagaagtgggtatccctgctacagggtaccgacaatgtACTTTTGTGAAACTacatttcaagatgaatctacCTACATCACTTTCATATTCTCAAACTCAACCTTaaagaatttatttatagtcaaagtttaaaatgtttgacttaagacaaactcaaaacgacttccttttcggatacggagggagtacgtgTAAAATGTGTGCTCAATTCTGATGACACATTCGATAGATGCCATGCACAtgccatttttttttatttgagctccatggaagcctTTTGAAGTGCCGTGTTTCTACAGGAGCTGTTTTGCACTTTGGTACTCTTATTAGGAGCAATATGGTGGAAGTGCTTTATTCTGTACTATTATTAGGAGCAATATGGTGGAAGTGCTTTATTCTGTACTATTATTAGGAGCAATATGGCAATCACGCTCTGTTATTTCCTTTCCATACCTGATGTACATGTATATCTCGTTTTTATGCTTTATTTATATATCGCTTAGTATATTCCTAGAATGATGCTAAATTGCTTATGCTATCATTGGTACCATATGCAGCAAAAACATGGAGTGCCAACAACCTTTAGAAGAGCGATTGGTACAAAGTTACGGCGACTTGtagattcaaaaaaaattgaaaaggtgAATCTTCCTTCCTTATCCTAGACTATAGATTTCCCCCTTATCATTTCCTTATCATCTGAGTCTGGCTTACCTGTTCACCTTTGCAATCCCGTTGGAtggccaaggatggcatgattcCAACCATATGCATGTTATAGTTTATCCCATAGATTGGACTGAAATCCTACATGTTGTGAACCCATCCAAATGAACCCTTGGTGTCCCATTGGCTTTTTCACTTAGTTGACAAATGGGGCTGCATTTCATCTAGGGAGAATATTTGTGAGAATACGATGGGAGGATAGGGAAACCTCATTGATTAATATTCAC
This genomic interval carries:
- the LOC120675389 gene encoding single myb histone 4-like is translated as MGAPKQKWTSEEEDALRRGVLKHGAGKWRTIQKDPEFSPVLSSRSNIDLKDKWRNLSFSASGMGSRDKTKRTTGPSCSPSSTSQASAVPVANKVAEAPPDAEKKQQEVKPQPKYGAMILEALSELNEPNGTELTEICSFIEQKHGVPTTFRRAIGTKLRRLVDSKKIEKVDTKSYRLTDSFATRTPAPIKASAPKQKDPSKPSKVSKNLGLFATSSPALEAAIAAAAKVADAEVKAHDAHDQMMEAERILKMAEETESLLTIAAEIYDRCSRGEITTLNPAQREA